Proteins encoded within one genomic window of Streptomyces taklimakanensis:
- a CDS encoding LysR family transcriptional regulator — protein sequence MHKVQISHPLMHERRWEGTVSPSGNRKDNSVTSDTSLVAADVDPGSWAAALTPRLAQFVAVARHEHVTRAARELGVPQSTLSRAMVRLEDDLGVALFARRGRTVSLTPAGRTFLASAERALAAVEQAAEEVRADADPAAGKVAFGFLHTLGSETVPGLIRSFRADHPRVRFSLVQTYGEAMIERLRAGDLDLCLTSPVPDAPDLAARRLDEQRLRLVVPEEHPLAHRRRVRLVEAAEEAFITLEPGYGMRRIFDTLCAEAGFRPRIAFEGEEAETLRGLVAAGLGVALLPPPAVPRPGVRELAVTQPRAVREIGVAWVEGRPETPPVAAFRAFLLGRRGRLLA from the coding sequence ATGCACAAAGTGCAGATTTCTCATCCACTGATGCATGAACGCAGGTGGGAGGGGACCGTGTCACCGTCCGGCAACAGAAAAGACAACTCGGTTACATCCGACACATCCCTTGTGGCCGCCGATGTCGACCCCGGGTCCTGGGCGGCCGCGCTCACGCCCCGGCTGGCGCAGTTCGTGGCCGTCGCCCGCCACGAGCACGTCACGCGCGCCGCGCGGGAGTTGGGCGTCCCACAGTCCACGCTCAGCCGGGCGATGGTCCGGCTGGAGGACGACCTGGGCGTCGCCCTGTTCGCCCGGCGGGGCCGGACGGTGTCGCTCACGCCGGCCGGACGCACGTTCCTGGCCTCGGCCGAACGGGCGCTGGCCGCCGTGGAGCAGGCGGCCGAGGAGGTGCGGGCCGACGCCGACCCGGCCGCGGGGAAGGTCGCCTTCGGGTTCCTGCACACCCTGGGGTCGGAGACCGTCCCCGGACTGATCCGGTCCTTCCGCGCCGACCATCCCCGGGTGCGGTTCTCGTTGGTGCAGACGTACGGCGAGGCGATGATCGAGCGGCTGCGCGCCGGCGACCTCGACCTCTGTCTGACCTCGCCCGTCCCCGACGCCCCCGATCTGGCCGCGCGCCGGCTGGACGAGCAGCGGCTGCGGCTGGTCGTCCCCGAGGAACACCCACTGGCCCACCGCCGCCGGGTGCGGCTGGTGGAGGCGGCCGAGGAGGCGTTCATCACCCTGGAGCCGGGCTACGGGATGCGCCGCATCTTCGACACGCTCTGCGCCGAGGCGGGCTTCCGGCCCCGCATCGCCTTCGAGGGCGAGGAGGCCGAGACCCTGCGCGGTCTGGTCGCCGCGGGGCTCGGGGTGGCGCTGTTGCCGCCCCCGGCGGTGCCGCGGCCGGGGGTGCGGGAGTTGGCGGTCACCCAGCCGCGCGCGGTGCGGGAGATCGGGGTGGCCTGGGTGGAGGGCCGCCCGGAGACCCCGCCGGTGGCGGCGTTCCGGGCGTTCCTGCTGGGCCGGCGCGGACGACTGCTGGCCTAG
- a CDS encoding alpha/beta hydrolase: MAQQALPRRDARLGRAFGGDRAVQGVVLLLPGGQPVSTRRRSSRAVAAALPLARRLARADTLPAGRPAGGPGAARREESLVAHVVHYRCRGWNGTEAHPVRDAEWALEEVRRRYGDVPVCLAGWDMGARAALRAAGHPSVVSVLALAPWLPETAEDGGPEPVRQLAGRRVLLVHGTDDEHTAPDLSYRLAARAKKINPDVCRFEVHTDGHALRQHRFEVLALAEDFVTATLCDRDFSRPVADALAAPPPLGLRMPLAAGFGRSLRP, from the coding sequence ATGGCTCAGCAGGCGTTGCCGCGCCGGGACGCGCGGCTGGGGCGGGCGTTCGGTGGGGATCGTGCGGTGCAGGGGGTGGTGCTGCTGCTCCCAGGGGGACAGCCGGTGAGCACACGCCGCCGCTCCTCCCGGGCCGTGGCGGCGGCGCTGCCGCTGGCCCGGCGGCTGGCGCGGGCGGACACCCTCCCCGCGGGACGCCCCGCGGGGGGACCGGGGGCGGCACGGCGGGAGGAGTCGCTGGTCGCGCACGTCGTCCACTACCGCTGCCGGGGGTGGAACGGCACCGAGGCCCACCCGGTGCGGGACGCGGAGTGGGCGCTGGAGGAGGTCCGGCGGCGCTACGGCGACGTACCGGTGTGCCTGGCCGGCTGGGACATGGGCGCCCGGGCCGCGTTGCGGGCCGCGGGTCACCCGTCCGTCGTCTCCGTGCTGGCGTTGGCGCCCTGGCTCCCCGAGACCGCCGAGGACGGCGGGCCCGAGCCGGTGCGCCAGTTGGCGGGACGGCGGGTGCTGCTGGTCCACGGCACGGACGACGAGCACACCGCTCCCGACCTGTCGTACCGCCTGGCCGCGCGGGCCAAGAAGATCAATCCGGACGTCTGCCGCTTCGAGGTCCACACCGACGGACACGCGCTGCGCCAGCACCGCTTCGAGGTGCTGGCCCTGGCCGAGGACTTCGTCACCGCCACCCTGTGCGACCGGGACTTCTCCCGCCCGGTGGCCGACGCGTTGGCGGCCCCGCCACCGCTGGGCCTGCGGATGCCCCTGGCGGCGGGCTTCGGACGCTCGCTGCGCCCCTGA
- a CDS encoding adenosine deaminase, which translates to MTSETVTTVPTADQIRRAPKVLLHDHLDGGLRPSTVAELARACGYDGLPETDPAALGAWFREAADSGSLERYLETFAHTCAVMQTREALARVAAECAEDLAADGVVYAEVRYAPEQHLEAGLTLEEVVEAVNEGFREGERRAREAGRRIRVGVLLTAMRHAARSLEIAELANRYRDAGVVGFDIAGAEAGHPPTRHLDAFEYLKRENNHFTIHAGEAFGLPSIWQALQWCGADRLGHGVRIIDDIHVADDGTVTLGRLAAYVRDKRIPLELCPTSNIQTGATASYAEHPIGLLRRLRFRATVNTDNRLMSGTSMSREFEHLVETFGYTLDDMQWFTVNAMKSAFIPFDERLAMINDVIKPGYAELKSEWLFREAAGKGL; encoded by the coding sequence ATGACGAGCGAGACTGTCACCACCGTCCCCACCGCGGACCAGATCCGCCGCGCGCCCAAGGTGCTCCTCCACGACCACCTCGACGGCGGCCTCCGTCCGTCCACCGTCGCCGAACTCGCCCGCGCGTGCGGCTACGACGGTCTGCCCGAGACCGACCCCGCGGCGCTGGGCGCCTGGTTCCGCGAGGCGGCCGACTCCGGCTCCCTGGAGCGCTACCTGGAGACCTTCGCCCACACCTGTGCCGTGATGCAGACCCGCGAGGCGCTGGCGCGGGTCGCCGCCGAGTGCGCGGAGGACCTGGCGGCCGACGGTGTGGTCTACGCCGAGGTGCGGTACGCCCCCGAGCAGCACCTGGAGGCGGGGCTGACCCTGGAGGAGGTCGTGGAGGCCGTCAACGAGGGGTTCCGCGAGGGTGAGCGCCGCGCCCGCGAGGCCGGCCGGCGCATCCGCGTCGGCGTCCTGCTCACCGCCATGCGGCACGCCGCGCGCTCGCTGGAGATCGCCGAACTCGCCAACCGGTACCGGGACGCGGGCGTCGTCGGCTTCGACATCGCCGGCGCCGAGGCGGGCCACCCGCCCACCCGGCACCTGGACGCCTTCGAGTACCTCAAGCGGGAGAACAACCACTTCACCATCCACGCCGGCGAGGCGTTCGGCCTGCCGTCCATCTGGCAGGCCCTGCAGTGGTGCGGTGCCGACCGGCTCGGCCACGGGGTGCGCATCATCGACGACATCCACGTCGCCGACGACGGCACGGTGACGCTGGGCCGGCTCGCCGCGTACGTGCGGGACAAGCGGATTCCGCTGGAGCTGTGCCCCACCTCCAACATCCAGACCGGCGCGACCGCCTCGTACGCCGAGCACCCCATCGGGCTGCTGCGCAGGTTGCGCTTCCGCGCCACGGTCAACACCGACAACCGGTTGATGAGCGGCACCAGCATGAGCCGGGAGTTCGAGCACCTGGTGGAGACGTTCGGCTACACGCTCGACGACATGCAGTGGTTCACCGTCAACGCGATGAAGTCCGCGTTCATCCCTTTCGATGAACGTCTGGCCATGATCAACGACGTGATCAAGCCCGGCTACGCCGAACTGAAGTCCGAGTGGCTTTTCCGGGAGGCCGCCGGCAAGGGGCTGTGA
- a CDS encoding ATP-binding protein, giving the protein MKQRTKKTIGVAVLGAAFAAAGAGTAGAAEPLRAGETAGGLLKALPVQEVAETLPSPEQQARTLPAKPDAKQGGKGRAESRDPVRELLGGLPLGALGKQPALDLPTGPVTGALTTGGLVG; this is encoded by the coding sequence ATGAAGCAGCGAACGAAGAAGACGATCGGAGTCGCCGTGCTCGGCGCCGCCTTCGCGGCCGCCGGTGCCGGTACCGCGGGCGCGGCCGAGCCGCTGCGGGCCGGGGAGACCGCCGGCGGCCTGCTGAAGGCCCTGCCCGTCCAGGAGGTCGCCGAGACGCTCCCCTCCCCCGAGCAGCAGGCCAGGACGCTGCCCGCCAAGCCCGACGCGAAGCAGGGCGGCAAGGGGCGCGCCGAGTCCAGGGATCCGGTGCGGGAGCTGCTCGGCGGTCTGCCGCTGGGCGCCCTCGGGAAGCAGCCGGCGCTCGACCTGCCGACCGGTCCGGTCACCGGTGCCCTGACCACCGGCGGCCTCGTGGGCTGA
- a CDS encoding PspC domain-containing protein, with the protein MAALVRPSDNRMIGGVCAGLARRFGTSATTMRAIFLVSCVLPGPQFLLYLALWVMLPDERKAQRAGGW; encoded by the coding sequence ATGGCCGCACTTGTCCGTCCCAGCGACAACCGGATGATCGGTGGCGTGTGCGCCGGTCTGGCCCGCCGTTTCGGCACCTCCGCGACCACGATGCGGGCGATCTTCCTGGTCTCCTGCGTACTGCCGGGCCCGCAGTTCCTGCTCTACCTGGCCCTGTGGGTCATGCTGCCGGACGAGCGGAAGGCCCAGCGCGCGGGTGGCTGGTGA
- a CDS encoding VanZ family protein, which translates to MQRHHRGGSTVHRLRAAGLVLLCCHLLFVGWLTLRPLSVPWVAPANLRPFASIHADLAGGPWTALEGIGGGLALLAPLGVLLPMAAGRLTSRLGSWARTVFAAAMISLGIELVQPAVPGQVANVDALLLNTTGVAVVHLACYPVLRSRLRAAVRREGSPSRPLRRPRDGDRGTTPRTPRVGTTP; encoded by the coding sequence GTGCAGCGTCATCACCGCGGCGGCTCGACCGTCCACCGCCTCCGTGCGGCGGGTCTCGTACTCCTCTGCTGCCATCTGCTGTTCGTCGGATGGCTGACGCTGCGTCCCCTTTCCGTGCCGTGGGTCGCGCCGGCGAACCTGCGTCCCTTCGCCTCCATCCACGCCGATCTGGCCGGCGGTCCGTGGACGGCCCTGGAGGGCATCGGCGGGGGGCTGGCGCTGTTGGCCCCGCTGGGGGTGCTGCTGCCGATGGCGGCGGGCCGGTTGACGTCACGGTTGGGCTCGTGGGCGCGTACGGTCTTCGCCGCGGCGATGATCTCGTTGGGGATCGAGTTGGTGCAGCCCGCCGTGCCGGGGCAGGTCGCGAACGTGGACGCGCTGCTGCTCAACACCACCGGGGTGGCCGTGGTGCACCTGGCGTGTTACCCGGTGCTGCGCTCCCGGCTGCGTGCCGCGGTGCGGCGGGAGGGCTCCCCGAGCCGGCCGCTCCGGCGTCCGCGGGACGGGGATCGGGGGACGACCCCGAGAACTCCCAGGGTCGGAACGACACCCTAG
- a CDS encoding sensor histidine kinase, translated as MRLSSLRLRLVVVFAVVALVSAVAVSGIAYWINRDAVLTRAQNAALNDFRESLGENAGALPRAPACDAVRGAADTMADSTQRYEVVLTVEERDGSVCAATSAPEFALGDVPEALRAAVARKRPLEGANKAEYHMYWQRITLRGEPYLVGGAKVIGGGPTGYMFKSLAPERDDLNSLAWSLAIATALALIGAALLAQAAATTVLRPVQRLGDAARRLGEGKLDTRLRVSGSDELAELSRTFNDAAAALEKRVAELSAREESSRRFVADMSHELRTPMTAITAVTEVLEEEVDSLDPMIAPAVELVVSETRRLNDLVENLMEVTRFDAGTARLVLDDVDVADQVTACIDARAWLDAVELDADRGIVARLDPRRLDVILANLIGNALKHGGSPVRVSVRTHESASGGDELVVRVADNGPGIPEEVLPHVFDRFYKASASRPRSEGSGLGLSIAQENAHVHGGEITAENAPGGGAVFTLRLPRDAARLASDPNRDADGGSGVDGEIDENDENGGDTEAGSGRTARNGTTDDEEGAR; from the coding sequence CTGCGGCTGTCGAGCCTGCGGCTGCGGCTGGTGGTGGTGTTCGCGGTGGTCGCGTTGGTCTCCGCGGTGGCCGTCTCCGGCATCGCGTACTGGATCAACCGCGACGCCGTCCTCACCCGGGCGCAGAACGCCGCGCTCAACGACTTCCGCGAGTCGTTGGGCGAGAACGCGGGCGCGTTGCCGCGCGCGCCCGCCTGCGACGCGGTGCGGGGCGCGGCCGACACCATGGCCGACAGCACCCAGCGCTACGAGGTGGTGCTGACCGTCGAGGAGCGCGACGGCTCGGTGTGCGCCGCCACCTCCGCCCCGGAGTTCGCCCTGGGCGACGTCCCCGAGGCGCTGCGCGCCGCGGTGGCGAGGAAGCGTCCGCTGGAGGGGGCGAACAAGGCCGAATACCACATGTACTGGCAGCGGATCACGTTGCGGGGCGAGCCGTACCTGGTGGGCGGCGCGAAGGTGATCGGAGGGGGTCCGACGGGCTACATGTTCAAGTCGCTGGCGCCCGAGCGCGACGACCTCAACTCCCTGGCCTGGTCGTTGGCGATCGCCACCGCGCTGGCGCTGATCGGCGCGGCCCTGCTGGCGCAGGCCGCCGCCACGACGGTGCTGCGGCCCGTGCAGCGGTTGGGGGACGCGGCGCGGCGGCTGGGCGAGGGGAAGTTGGACACCCGGCTGCGGGTGTCGGGCAGCGACGAGTTGGCCGAGCTGTCCAGGACGTTCAACGACGCCGCCGCGGCGCTGGAGAAGCGGGTCGCCGAGTTGAGCGCCCGGGAGGAGTCCAGCCGCCGCTTCGTGGCGGACATGTCGCACGAGCTGCGCACCCCGATGACCGCGATCACCGCGGTGACGGAGGTGTTGGAGGAGGAGGTCGACTCGCTCGACCCGATGATCGCGCCCGCGGTCGAGCTGGTCGTCAGCGAGACCCGACGGCTGAACGACCTGGTGGAGAATCTGATGGAGGTCACCCGCTTCGACGCGGGGACGGCCCGGCTGGTGCTGGACGACGTCGACGTGGCGGACCAGGTGACGGCCTGCATCGACGCCCGCGCCTGGCTGGACGCGGTGGAGCTGGACGCCGACCGCGGCATCGTGGCGCGGTTGGACCCCCGGCGGCTGGACGTGATCCTGGCCAATCTCATCGGCAACGCGCTCAAGCACGGCGGCTCCCCGGTCCGGGTGTCGGTGCGCACCCACGAGTCCGCGTCGGGAGGGGACGAACTGGTGGTGCGCGTGGCGGACAACGGTCCGGGCATCCCCGAGGAGGTGCTGCCGCACGTCTTCGACCGCTTCTACAAGGCGAGCGCCTCCCGGCCCCGCTCGGAGGGCAGCGGGCTCGGATTGTCGATCGCGCAGGAGAACGCCCACGTCCACGGGGGCGAGATCACCGCGGAGAACGCGCCCGGGGGCGGCGCGGTGTTCACCCTGCGGCTGCCCCGCGACGCCGCCCGCCTCGCGTCGGACCCGAACCGCGACGCGGACGGCGGGAGCGGCGTGGACGGCGAGATCGACGAGAACGACGAGAACGGCGGCGACACGGAGGCCGGAAGCGGCCGTACCGCCCGAAACGGCACGACGGACGACGAGGAGGGGGCACGGTGA
- a CDS encoding response regulator transcription factor, producing MPFLLLIEDDEAVRTALEMGLTRQGHRVVTAASGEDGLRMLREQRPDLIVLDVMLPGIDGFEVCRRIRRTDQLPIILLTARSDDIDVVVGLESGADDYVVKPVQGRVLDARIRAVMRRGEREASDSATFGALVVDRSAMTVTKNGRDLQLTPTELRLLLELSRRPGQALSRQQLLRLVWEHDYLGDSRLVDACVQRLRAKVEDVPSSPTLIRTVRGVGYRLDPPT from the coding sequence GTGCCTTTCCTGTTGCTGATCGAGGACGACGAGGCCGTCCGTACCGCCCTGGAGATGGGTCTGACCCGGCAGGGTCACCGTGTGGTGACCGCCGCCTCGGGTGAGGACGGTCTCAGGATGCTGCGCGAACAACGGCCGGACCTGATCGTGCTGGACGTCATGTTGCCCGGCATCGACGGCTTCGAGGTGTGCCGCCGCATCCGGCGCACGGACCAGCTGCCGATCATCCTGCTGACCGCGCGCAGCGACGACATCGACGTCGTGGTCGGCCTGGAGTCGGGCGCGGACGACTACGTCGTCAAACCGGTGCAGGGCAGGGTGCTGGACGCCCGCATCCGCGCGGTGATGCGGCGCGGCGAACGGGAGGCGAGCGACTCGGCGACGTTCGGGGCACTGGTGGTCGACCGTTCGGCGATGACGGTGACCAAGAACGGTCGGGACCTCCAACTGACCCCGACCGAGCTGCGGTTGCTGTTGGAGCTGAGCCGCCGCCCCGGTCAGGCGCTGTCGCGTCAGCAACTGCTGCGGCTGGTGTGGGAACACGACTACCTGGGCGACTCCCGTCTGGTCGACGCGTGCGTGCAGCGGCTGCGCGCGAAGGTCGAGGACGTCCCCTCCTCCCCCACGCTGATCCGCACGGTACGCGGGGTCGGCTACCGGCTGGACCCGCCCACGTGA
- a CDS encoding SigE family RNA polymerase sigma factor yields MTTLHRTITSAVIQTRLHAPAVPDRGAQKSGVAGPGVSSAQRGCARGAGRQRPRHIAAVEEPVGGSGPAGEEPCGEVAGERRRGVSEAEFTAYVRERRASLYATAYHLTGDRHEAEDLLQSALFSTYRAWDRISDKAAVGGYLRRTMTNLHISAWRRRKLNEYPTEELPESAGESDAMRGTELRAVLWQALARLPELQRTMLVLRYYEGRTDPEIADILNISVGTVKSSIWRSLRRLRDDESLSFGRDLEESFGELVA; encoded by the coding sequence ATGACCACACTGCACCGCACCATCACCAGCGCAGTTATCCAGACGCGTCTGCACGCCCCCGCGGTTCCCGACCGGGGCGCGCAGAAGTCCGGCGTCGCGGGACCGGGGGTGTCCTCCGCGCAGCGGGGGTGCGCCCGTGGCGCCGGGCGGCAGCGGCCGAGGCACATCGCGGCCGTGGAGGAGCCGGTCGGGGGGAGCGGTCCGGCGGGGGAGGAACCGTGCGGGGAGGTCGCGGGGGAGCGGCGCCGGGGGGTCTCGGAGGCGGAGTTCACCGCCTACGTGCGAGAGCGCCGCGCCTCCCTGTACGCCACCGCGTACCACCTCACCGGCGACCGCCACGAGGCCGAGGACCTGCTCCAGAGCGCGCTGTTCTCCACCTACCGGGCCTGGGACCGGATCAGCGACAAGGCGGCCGTCGGGGGGTACCTCCGCCGCACCATGACCAATCTGCACATCAGCGCCTGGCGCCGCCGCAAGCTCAACGAGTACCCGACCGAGGAGCTGCCGGAGTCGGCGGGCGAGAGCGACGCGATGCGCGGCACCGAACTGCGCGCGGTCCTGTGGCAGGCGCTGGCCCGGCTGCCGGAGCTCCAGCGCACCATGCTGGTCCTGCGCTACTACGAGGGCCGCACCGACCCGGAGATCGCGGACATCCTGAACATCAGCGTCGGCACGGTCAAGAGCAGCATCTGGCGCTCCCTGCGCCGGTTGCGCGACGACGAGTCGCTCAGCTTCGGCCGCGACCTGGAGGAGAGCTTCGGGGAACTGGTCGCCTGA
- a CDS encoding ATP-binding protein produces MTSPDPTRVILLTGPSGSGKSSLAARTGLPVLRLDDFYKEAGDPSLPLFPGSDLVDWDDPASWDAEAAVATIAALCEHGRATVPVYDISTSARVGEEELTLGGARLFVAEGVFAADIVGQCREAGVLADALCLRGRPSTTFRRRLVRDVREGRKPLPVLVRRGWTLMRDEGAIVARHVSLGAHACGRDEALARIAALRVPSAAHV; encoded by the coding sequence GTGACCTCTCCCGACCCCACCCGCGTGATCCTCCTGACCGGTCCCTCCGGATCGGGGAAGTCCTCGCTCGCCGCCCGCACCGGGCTGCCCGTGCTGCGCCTGGACGACTTCTACAAGGAGGCCGGGGACCCGTCCCTCCCCCTGTTCCCCGGCAGCGACCTGGTGGACTGGGACGACCCGGCCTCCTGGGACGCCGAGGCCGCCGTCGCCACGATCGCCGCCCTGTGCGAGCACGGCCGCGCCACCGTGCCGGTGTACGACATCTCCACCAGCGCACGCGTCGGCGAGGAGGAGCTGACGCTGGGCGGCGCGCGGCTGTTCGTCGCCGAGGGCGTCTTCGCCGCCGACATCGTCGGACAGTGCCGGGAGGCGGGGGTGCTGGCCGACGCGCTGTGCCTGCGCGGCCGTCCCTCCACCACGTTCCGGCGCCGGCTGGTCCGCGACGTGCGCGAGGGCCGCAAGCCGCTGCCCGTCCTGGTGCGTCGCGGCTGGACGTTGATGCGCGACGAGGGCGCGATCGTGGCCCGGCACGTCTCCCTGGGAGCCCACGCCTGCGGCCGCGACGAGGCCCTGGCCCGGATAGCGGCCCTCCGCGTGCCGTCGGCCGCGCACGTGTGA
- a CDS encoding aldehyde dehydrogenase family protein, protein MSDSSGSAAHPRLSVLKTYKLFVGGKFPRSESGRVYEVTDTRGNRLANAPLASRKDARDAVVAARKAFGGWSGATAYNRGQILYRVAEMLEGRREQFTAEVAAAEGLSKAKAAARVDAAVDRWVWYAGWSDKIAQVAGGANPVAGPYFNLSTPEPTGVVAVVAPRESSLLGLVSVLAPVIVTGNTAVVVASERAPLPALSLAEVLATSDLPGGVVNVLSGRTAEIAAPLAAHQDVNAIDLTGADADLAKELETAAAENLKRVLRPEGDATAADWSADPGTKRMLAFLETKTVWHPIGV, encoded by the coding sequence ATGTCTGACAGCTCCGGCAGCGCCGCGCACCCGCGGCTGAGCGTCCTGAAGACCTACAAGCTGTTCGTCGGGGGGAAGTTCCCCCGGTCCGAGAGCGGACGGGTGTACGAAGTGACCGACACGCGCGGCAACCGGCTGGCCAACGCACCGCTGGCCTCCCGCAAGGACGCCCGGGACGCGGTCGTCGCCGCCCGCAAGGCGTTCGGCGGCTGGTCGGGTGCGACGGCCTACAACCGCGGCCAGATCCTCTACCGGGTCGCCGAGATGTTGGAGGGCCGCCGCGAGCAGTTCACCGCCGAGGTCGCCGCCGCCGAGGGGCTGTCGAAGGCGAAGGCCGCCGCCCGGGTGGACGCCGCCGTGGACCGCTGGGTGTGGTACGCGGGCTGGTCCGACAAGATCGCCCAGGTCGCGGGCGGGGCCAACCCCGTCGCCGGCCCGTACTTCAACCTCTCCACCCCCGAACCGACCGGTGTGGTCGCCGTCGTGGCCCCGCGGGAGTCCTCCCTGTTGGGCCTGGTCTCGGTGCTCGCCCCGGTGATCGTCACCGGCAACACGGCGGTGGTCGTCGCGAGCGAGCGGGCCCCCCTGCCCGCCCTCTCCCTGGCCGAGGTGCTGGCCACCTCCGACCTGCCCGGCGGCGTGGTCAACGTCCTCTCCGGGCGGACGGCCGAGATCGCCGCACCGCTCGCCGCCCACCAGGACGTCAACGCGATCGACCTGACGGGCGCCGACGCCGACCTCGCCAAGGAGCTGGAGACGGCCGCCGCGGAGAACCTCAAGCGGGTGCTCCGCCCGGAGGGCGACGCCACGGCCGCCGACTGGTCCGCCGATCCCGGTACCAAGCGGATGCTGGCGTTCCTGGAGACCAAGACCGTCTGGCACCCCATCGGCGTCTGA
- a CDS encoding aldehyde dehydrogenase family protein — protein sequence MSPMFEYAPAPESRAVVDIAPSYGLFVDGEFREAADGRVLKTVSPATEEVLSEVAHAGAEDVDAAVAAARRAFGPWSALPGAERAKYLFRIARIIQERSRELAVLETLDNGKPIRETRDADLPQVAAHFFYHAGWADKLSHAGFGPDPRPLGVAGQIIPWNFPLLMLAWKVAPALACGNTVVLKPAETTPLSALFFADVCRQAGLPRGVVNILTGDGSTGAALVAHEGIDKVAFTGSTAVGKQIARTVAGSAKKLTLELGGKGANIVFDDAPIDQAVEGIVNAIYFNQGQVCCAGSRLLVQESIRDELLDALKRRLATLRVGDPLDKNTDVGAINSAEQLARITELADSGEAEGAERWSPACDLPERGWWFPPTVFTNVTQAHRIAREEIFGPVLSVLTFRTPDEAVAKANNSQYGLSAGVWTEKGSRILAMANRLRAGVVWANTFNKFDPTSPFGGYKESGFGREGGRHGLEAYLDV from the coding sequence ATGAGCCCCATGTTCGAGTACGCGCCCGCGCCCGAGTCCCGCGCCGTGGTGGACATCGCCCCCTCCTACGGCCTCTTCGTCGACGGAGAGTTCCGCGAGGCCGCCGACGGCAGGGTCCTCAAGACGGTCTCGCCGGCCACCGAGGAGGTGCTCTCCGAGGTCGCCCACGCCGGCGCCGAGGACGTGGACGCCGCCGTGGCCGCCGCCCGCCGCGCCTTCGGCCCCTGGTCGGCGCTGCCCGGCGCCGAGCGCGCCAAGTACCTGTTCCGGATCGCCCGGATCATCCAGGAGCGCTCGCGCGAGCTGGCCGTCCTGGAGACCCTGGACAACGGCAAGCCGATCCGCGAGACCCGCGACGCCGATCTGCCGCAGGTCGCCGCGCACTTCTTCTACCACGCGGGCTGGGCCGACAAGCTCTCCCACGCCGGCTTCGGCCCCGACCCGCGTCCGCTGGGCGTGGCCGGCCAGATCATCCCGTGGAACTTCCCGCTGCTGATGCTGGCCTGGAAGGTCGCCCCGGCACTGGCCTGCGGCAACACCGTCGTCCTCAAGCCCGCGGAGACGACCCCGCTGTCGGCGCTGTTCTTCGCGGACGTCTGCCGCCAGGCCGGGCTGCCCAGGGGGGTGGTCAACATCCTCACCGGCGACGGCTCCACCGGCGCCGCGCTGGTGGCGCACGAGGGGATCGACAAGGTCGCCTTCACCGGCTCCACGGCCGTCGGCAAGCAGATCGCCCGCACGGTCGCGGGGAGCGCCAAGAAGCTCACGCTGGAGCTGGGCGGCAAGGGCGCCAACATCGTCTTCGACGACGCGCCGATCGACCAGGCCGTCGAGGGCATCGTGAACGCCATCTACTTCAACCAGGGCCAGGTCTGCTGCGCGGGCTCCCGCCTGCTGGTCCAGGAGTCGATCCGGGACGAGCTGCTGGACGCCCTCAAGCGCCGCCTGGCCACCCTGCGGGTCGGCGACCCGCTGGACAAGAACACCGACGTCGGCGCGATCAACTCGGCCGAGCAGCTCGCCCGCATCACCGAACTCGCCGACAGCGGCGAGGCCGAGGGCGCCGAGCGCTGGTCCCCGGCGTGCGACCTGCCCGAGCGCGGTTGGTGGTTCCCGCCGACGGTCTTCACGAACGTCACCCAGGCCCACCGGATCGCCCGTGAGGAGATCTTCGGCCCCGTGCTGTCGGTGCTGACCTTCCGCACCCCGGACGAGGCGGTGGCCAAGGCCAACAACTCGCAGTACGGCCTGTCCGCGGGCGTGTGGACGGAGAAGGGATCGCGCATCCTGGCGATGGCGAACCGGCTCCGGGCCGGTGTGGTGTGGGCCAACACGTTCAACAAGTTCGACCCGACCTCGCCGTTCGGCGGCTACAAGGAGTCGGGCTTCGGCCGCGAGGGCGGCCGTCACGGTCTGGAGGCGTACCTCGATGTCTGA